A window of Mixophyes fleayi isolate aMixFle1 chromosome 10, aMixFle1.hap1, whole genome shotgun sequence contains these coding sequences:
- the LOC142103373 gene encoding uncharacterized protein LOC142103373 — protein MDNVPSGRYVSNELKLWVYQRVRRHLHLHYQQEAGPSSSSRGAGAISGAISPGSMNNSARRLEDVNRERRQRRRPVVEAEAEEDDLHPLPEQPLPTAQQPEQPMPTAQYQPVQAEGTGDANDNGEADPEVEGQGKRDEEWADISEAEPKSSTSASGVAESELEAGPEVVAHPGQEDNGQLVLPQVDEALGEKHMEEDDSWPPPH, from the exons ATGGATAACGTGCCCTCGGGGAGATATGTATCTAACGAACTAAAGCTGTGGGTTTACCAAAGAGTCCGCAGACACCTCCACCTGCACTATCAGCAAGAAGCAGGACCatcgtccagctccagaggcgctggagcgatctccggcgctaTCAGCCCAGGCTCCATGAATAACTCCGCCAGGAGATTagaagatgtga ACCGGGAACGCCGGCAACGCCGCCGGccagtggtggaggcagaggcagaggaggatgacCTGCACCCCCTGCCAGAGCAGCCACTACCAACTGCGCAGCAGCCGGAGCAGCCAATGCCAACTGCGCAGTATCAGCCAGTCCAGGCTGAGGGGACTGGTGACGCCAATGACAACGGCGAGGCTGACCCGGAGGTGGAGGGCCAGGGAAAGAGAGATGAGGAATGGGCCGACATTTCTGAGGCTGAGCCAAAGTCCTCCACCTCCGCCTCTGGTGTTGCTGAGTCGGAGTTGGAGGCAGGGCCTGAAGTCGTGGCCCATCCTGGACAAGAGGACAACGGGCAGCTGGTGTTGCCTCAAGTGGATGAGGCGTTAGGAGAGA aacacatggaggaagatgacaGTTGGCCTCCCCCCCACTAA